The Coffea arabica cultivar ET-39 chromosome 6e, Coffea Arabica ET-39 HiFi, whole genome shotgun sequence genome contains the following window.
ttggaaaaaatttggtgtctacagccaGTGTATGCTTCATTTTACTCTATGTATCCATTTGTTCTCTTCTTATTCTTAATACACCATCTGTTGAATAAGTGCTGCTTGTGCGTAGTAAATGGTTATCCAACAGCTCGTAGCTTCATCAATGAAACTAGATTTAATCCAAAATCTAATTGATTATGTTTTCTTTTATCAGATTTTTTCTTCAACTACTCCCAACACATTGGCAAGCTAACTTTACACTACCTCTTTTTGCTACTATTGCTCCATTTCTTTTAACCGAATCTATTTTTTACTTCTACGATCTAATTTTCATTAATCATTATAAAAAATTCCAAGGTTTGTCGATCACTACGTCAATGGTGACGTGACTCCAACTCTTCTCATCAGGATAGGAAACAAAGCTACCGAAATTGTTGTTAAAGGGaaaaagctcaaaaaaaaaaaaaattggagaagtttcaTCCTCGAGCATGGACTGCAACATAATGAAATCATTGTATTTATTACCGAATCAAAGACAACCTTTACGGTTTTAATCTTTGATGATAACAGAGTCGAGAAAATATTTTTGTGGTATTACACCTTTCATGTTTCTTCTGATGGTTAGAGTTCTAATCAACTCATGTAGCCTGTATTTGTTATACACTAGTGCAGTATTTCATGATGCTAAATCAAGCGCCTATGTTCCAAAATATACTAAATTTGCAAATTGCTAGAGGAAACCAGGGATATCCAACTTGCTGCCTATCTTCTCATTCGTTCTATTTTGCTAACAAATATACTAGCCATATTTCTCCTTTTTTGTGTACTTTGCTTCTAGTACCTATAAAGATGAAACATTTTGATTATCTTCATTATTTTTTATCCTGAACCATTTCCTATCTAATTTTTCCTACTTTATATTATGCTGAGACTTTTAGCTATGCACATTTCCTTGCTACTTCGATTATTTTAATTGCTCAGCAAAATTCTAAGCACATAATCGCATATTCAAGTTATTATATTCAACTATAGCACATACCATATCTATTTAAATGTCTGGGCACATGTGAAATCCACACTATGCATTTGCATGGTGTTCCCCTCCTAATATAGATGAAATCCATGATCGTATTTCATCATTTGTATAGAAGATGAAACCCATGGTCGTATGGGCTACACACCACTTCAACAGggatgattttgacttgttgatATATCCCAtatttctcaaaatattttagGTGAAATAGGATTTTGAAAAAGTTTAGGAACTTCTAGCATACTTTACCCATAATCTAAAATTTTAGATTActtttagtttaaaattttaggCACAATACGTTCTTCATGAGTGCGATAGTTTTTCTATTAGGGCAGGGAGTCATGAATCTTGTAACGGCTTCATAGCCTCTTTTATGTGCTTGCATACGTTCCATACaacttatattaaaaaaaaaaaatttagacgcAATACAATATGATCGTAAAAAACACTCAAGCAATTGAGTGAGTTTTCTTTGGTCCAAACAACCCAATGTTACCATTAAATATTTAgattgaggaatttgatgaaagATTTGAAATCCTCCTAAATCCCTAGATTAGTTAGGAGGTATTTAGATTTGTAAATCATAATTTATTCTAGTGTCTAAAGTGTATTCAGACAATTGGTAAATTATGAATCTATATATCTATTGAGCAATCCAAATAACTAAAGCAATTAAGAGgttgaattcaaaattttcgtCAAATTTCTCAATCTAAACGAAGTTTCAAATATTTAAGAAATGCATATTCTTTAAACAATGATGGGGCATAACAAACCATCAGACCATGCCCACCCACCTTGGCCATCAACCTTGTTATCACACCTTTATTCGTTCTAAGAATTCTCTTGGGAATCAATCTGAGCAGATGTTTGCATGTTTAGCTGAAAAGAGCactaagtaattttttttttcccataaaaTGCAGATTTCATTAACAAATTATTGGAAATCATCCAACATGGTTTGATTTACATCACTGTTCTAGTGGTAGGTTAAATATGCACTATAAATTACATATTTACAATTTAACAAATACAATAGATCCAAAATATTCTGAATAGAtctgaaaaatacaagaaatatcTAGATTGTTTTGTAATACTCCCTTCTATACATGTTGCAATCCACAAATCTACTGATCAGCGGTTTTAAACTCCAATAGTGATGATAAGATCTATCAAAACAGATCCAAGATACAAAAAAATGTTAGATCTGACAATTAGATCcaacataaatttagatctaacaacaaaaaaaaagtaaaaaatacaaaaatctcCATAAGAATCCCTAGGAGAATAGAAAATTCTCACTAAAAATTCTAATATGTGGTTTTAAACTCCAATAGTGATGATAAGATCTATCGAAACAGATCCAagatccaaaaaaaatttagatcttccaacataaatttagatctaacaacaaaaaaagtaaaaaaaatacaaaaaactcCATAAGAATCCCTAGGAGAATAGAAAATTCTCACTAGAAATTCTTCGGAGAAATGGAAAACTCTCACtaagaaaaattagaagaaaCTTTATTagagaaaaacaaacaaaaagaagCGAGATTCATGGGAGGGTGACCATGGTGTAGTCTCCATCCCtaagagagagaagagaagaggTGGAGAGAATTGAGAACAAGAGTTACTAAGTAATATATTTCATTATTGTGATTTActacaaaaattaattataagttgaagacaaataaaaagaaaattagatatgcgaaattttttgtagcattttaacccaaaaaaaaaaaaaaatggctgaAGACCAAAGAAATTAGACATCAGAAGAAGAGAGGCCACGCATTAAACACAATGAAAGCCTTTTCCTGATGAAATTGGGTTGTGCAAAAAAATCGTAAACCAGAAAAGAAGGCACTTAATCTTTTTAGCTATTTCTCTTGGTGAAATTGGGCTGTgctaaaattctaaaccgagtTGGTCAGTATATTAAACTTTAAACCAAaagaaattctaaaattttaacTTACGAGTAAAGTAGGTCAGAGGTTACCAAATtattacaaaataaaattagtATTATTGTATACACGCTGAATTGGCACTTAAGAATTACACATGGTATATAAATGCCTCATGGAAAGAAAATGATTTTAGCTCATCCTGATTGTAAATAGCTGCTATGACTTACAGGGAGGGTTGAGTTGGGTTGGgttaaatgataaaatgtgagagattatAAACAAGAGatcttaaattcaaaatttccctgcttaaaaaaaaaaaaaaaaaaaaaaaaaaggcgctGCTGTGACTTGCCATATGAAAGTAAATGATGTAAACCTCATATCACTTTGTGAAACCAGGAGATAAACATATAACTAATTTGGCTAATAATTGGTGTCTAAGTTCATAAGATCATCTTCTGATGCCTGCAGAATTGGAAGTCTTATTCGAATTTGACCATTAAAACCACGATTCCGCTCTGGGCAGAAAACAATGTAGTTGGAGTTGTCTAATTGGTTAGTGCTTTGCACACGATAGAGGGGCTGACCAGCTGCATAACCACCAAGAAGCTGGTATGATCTTTCCGATTGATCCATTGTAATGCATAAATCCTCAGTACCTACAAACATATCCCAATTAGGTAGATGAAAATTTAGGGACATCTACCCAAAAGGAATAaggaaattgaacaaaaaattttttctatACATAAAGATTATTTGGTTATCGGCAGCAATTTACATTAAATCTAAAACATAGGAATGTGTACAGTAGAACGTTGTGAATAAATGAGGTACATAACATAATGGAAGGGACTTCTGTctagtgttaaaaaaaaaatactatacttcaattagtgttattttttgttattataaGTCAATGAATAtcgtcaaatttgaaaaataaaaaggacgtatttacaaagaaaaaaaataaagggagAAAAACATAGCtttcaatttttggattagACTTACAGGCAGCGAGCTCTAACTGAGTTTGGTAGATAAAATCCAATACTCCAGATATGTCTTTCTCAAACATATCAAACGGTCCATCCTCGAAGTTCATTTTTCTCAGCTTACACAGTCCCTCTCCCAACTCCATCATAGCTCCCCTGTGGTtctaagaaaggaaaaaaaaaaatttgtttgagtAATTTATTAAATGAAGAAATTTGCATTACCTTAAAGTATTGTATTTAATATCTCATTTGTACTTTCCTACCATTCAATTTGAGAAGAAGTacataacaaaatgacaaacaAATACTATTAGAATAAGTTGAACTCAGCAAATTGTACATTAGAGTCAATCTTAACTGCCGAATTCCACAGATGTCAAAATAGtagtcattttttttcttaataatacCATATTTGTAGTAATCATCACAATTTATTGTGTTGATTTCTCATTTAAGAACATACAGAGTGTAGCaataattgttaaatattaccTGATTAAAAAGATGATGGAAACCTACGGCACATTGCAAAATGCCATGCACAAGAGTTCTGGTGGGCTCTTGGGACTTGTTCCAAAGGGATTCAAGAACGTCATGGCATCTATAATATTCCCTCTTGTTGAAGAGCTCAACTGCTTCTTGAAAGCTACAACAATcaacatcttcttcttcttcagtgGTAAATCTTCCCCAAGATGAATACCGATAAGATGCAGTTTTGTGATGTGAAAACAGCATATTTTCATGCTGACAATTAGTAGTAacttttttgttgaaaaatgaaGTACTGGGATTAGGGCAAAGAGTTGGCTTGGTTGGTGATGAAAAGGAGGAGGAAGGACTAGTGAATGATGGTAGAGAGGTTGAAAGAATTGCCATTTGCTATTGGCTATTGTGGCTGAGGAGGAGCAATTCTTACTCCTTTTCTTTGATTTGTTTCTATGGGTTTTGCATTGCCTTGAATGAGTTCTGGTGGTGGAGATTCCAGCTGGGCTGGCCTAAGATATTTCTGAAATGTTGTAATTTAGTTAGTCATTTCTAGTTTTTTGGTCTTTGGAAAAAACACACTTATAGTCCTTCACGTCTGAGATTTCTACGTTTTTTGTCTTGCATGTTTTATACATTGGATACTTTGATCCCTAACATTTTCAAAAGCATAGCATTTCAGTCTTAAACTCATTTCCTTTATTGTACTTGCACATTATTCGACAAATATTTCAGGGTAAAGAGGGAAATACAATAAGGATGATATTTTTGGTTCACTTTTTAATTCTATCGTTAAATATTAATCATGCGATGTCAGtgagtgctttttttttttttggatacaaGGCTCTAATAAATTGTCTAATTATATACACATTAAAGTTAAACCGACAAATGTAACACTATTGTCAGTACTATTGAGTTATTATattcttaaaattttttcacAATCCAATGAAAGTATCTTGACCGATCTCTAATActcaaaatttggaatttttccaaatttcaagTTCCAATCTCTGACACTCAAAATTCAAATGGGAGGATCaatagtttcttttttcttttgggtaaTAAATGTTTGACAATTGTTAAGTAACCCATCTTATACTTTTTAAGCGAAAAATGGTGAGTCTTGATTATCAAAGAAAATAAGGAACTGAAATTCATCACATCTTGAAAATGAGGGACTAAAATTGGTAATCTCACAGCGTAAGGTGCCATCCTCCCTTTCAACTCTTACCTAATTGAAAATACATCTCCACACAAGTTCATCAACAGCCccgcaaaaaaataaaataaaatcataaacaactcaagcaaaaaaaaaaaaaaagggactcTCCCATTTGCTATTTGCCATTTGCCATTTGCCATTTGCCATTTGCCAAAACGATTCGGTTCTGCTTTCTCTGTTTCCGTTTCGTCCGGTTAATAATCAACTACACATATATACTGAGGTGTTTTAGAGACTACTTTTTTCCCAGTTAATTCTATTTTGCCTTGAGCTTATGCTTTTATGAGGTTCAGGAGAAGGGTTGTTCTGGAATCGCCTCGAGATTGAATATCTAGGTTGGCTGAAAATGTACTAATTTCAGGTATTTATTCTATTTCCAATTCAAATTTTTCGTTTTATGTTGTATTCGGATTGGATTATTATAAGCGTTTGATCCCTCATGATCTTTTTGTataatgggtttgggttttttttttttggatgttaTTCTTTGTGGTCGGTGAAAAAGAGTACCAAATCTTtttactgatttttttttttaaaattgttgTTATGGGTATTAATTGAgttaattttgaagaaattCTTGTTTTGACTGTCTGATTGTTGTTATAGTAATAAAATTATAGAAGAGCTTGCGCATTGTACAATTTTTGAGTTGTTTGTTGTGAAGGGCATTTTTAGTGCTTTCCAtgtgattattattattattattggttAAGTTATGGATTGATTTGGTGGGCTTTAGTGGTGAGAAGGAAGTTGCAATGAAGGAAAAAAGAGGGAGTTATGTTCCACCAAGTTATATACCCCTGGAGCAGGTGGAGCGGTCAGATTCAGAAGCAGAGAAAGATGGAGATGAAGTGGTGGATGTTGGCGGCCCAAGTGAGACAACGAAAACTCAAAGTGAGAGTTCTGGCGTGCCACAGCAGTGGTCTTCTGGAATCTGTGCTTGTTGTGATGATCTGCAAAGCTGTAAGCAGATTTCTGCCTCCATTTTGGTCTCATATTGATTTTTCAGTAATTACCCCTCTCACAgacgga
Protein-coding sequences here:
- the LOC113695701 gene encoding uncharacterized protein — protein: MAILSTSLPSFTSPSSSFSSPTKPTLCPNPSTSFFNKKVTTNCQHENMLFSHHKTASYRYSSWGRFTTEEEEDVDCCSFQEAVELFNKREYYRCHDVLESLWNKSQEPTRTLVHGILQCAVGFHHLFNQNHRGAMMELGEGLCKLRKMNFEDGPFDMFEKDISGVLDFIYQTQLELAACTEDLCITMDQSERSYQLLGGYAAGQPLYRVQSTNQLDNSNYIVFCPERNRGFNGQIRIRLPILQASEDDLMNLDTNY